One segment of Nyctibius grandis isolate bNycGra1 chromosome 11, bNycGra1.pri, whole genome shotgun sequence DNA contains the following:
- the LOC137668558 gene encoding tropomodulin-2 isoform X3: MSLPFRKELEKYKNINEDEILSKLSEDELKQLEHVLDDLDPENALLPAGFRQKDQTTKPATGPFDRERLLSYLEKQALEHKDREDFVPFTGEKKGKIFIPKEKPIETRTEEKVTLDPELEEALASASATELYDLAAVLGVHNMVNNPKFDEGGARSKDGKATVRNVVKGEKVKPIFEEPPNPTNVEASLQRIKANDPSLIEINLNNIKAFADMLKVNKTLKSLNVESNFITGTGILALIDALKENESLTEIKIDNQRQQLGTAVEMEIAKMLEENSKILKFGYQFTKQGPRTRVAAAITKNNDLVRKKRVEGERQ, translated from the exons ATGTCTCTGCCCTTCCGGAAAGAGTTGGAGAAATATAAGAATATCAATGAAGATGAAATACTCAGCAAACTCTCAGAGGATGAACTGAAACAGCTAGAGCATGTTCTCGATGACCTTGATCCTGAG AACGCCTTGCTTCCAGCAGGATTTCGACAAAAGGACCAGACCACTAAACCTGCCACAGGCCCTTTCGACAGAGAACGCCTGCTCTCGTACTTGGAGAAGCAAGCGCTGGAGCACAAAGACAGAGAAGACTTTGTACCATTtacaggggaaaagaaag gaaaaatatttatacctAAGGAGAAGCCTATAGAAACCCGTACAGAAGAGAAAGTGACCCTGGATCCAGAGCTAGAAGAAGCCCTGGCGAGTGCTTCAGCTACTGAGCTCTACGACCTTGCAG CTGTTCTTGGAGTGCACAACATGGTCAACAACCCAAAATTTGATGAAGGAGGAGCCCGCAGTAAGGATGGAAAAGCAACTGTGAGAA ATGTGGTGAAAGGTGAAAAGGTGAAGCCCATCTTTGAGGAACCACCTAATCCGACCAACGTGGAAGCAAGTTTACAAAGGATAAAAGCAAATGATCCTAGTCTCATAGAAATTAATCTCAACAACATAAAG GCATTTGCAGATATGTTGAAAGTgaacaaaacactgaagagtCTAAATGTAGAATCCAACTTCATCACTGGGACGGGTATTTTGGCACTGATTGATGCACTGAAAGAGAATGAATCCCTGACAGAGATTAAAATTGACAACCAG aggcagcagctggggacagctgTAGAGATGGAGATTGCCAAGATGCTGGAAGAGAACTCCAAGATTCTCAAGTTTGGATACCAGTTCACAAAGCAAGGTCCAAGAACCAGGGTAGCAGCAGCTATCACTAAAAACAACGATCTGG TTCGTAAAAAGCGGGTGGAAGGAGAGCGGCAGTAG
- the LOC137668558 gene encoding tropomodulin-2 isoform X2 yields the protein MSLPFRKELEKYKNINEDEILSKLSEDELKQLEHVLDDLDPENALLPAGFRQKDQTTKPATGPFDRERLLSYLEKQALEHKDREDFVPFTGEKKGKIFIPKEKPIETRTEEKVTLDPELEEALASASATELYDLAAVLGVHNMVNNPKFDEGGARSKDGKATVRNVVKGEKVKPIFEEPPNPTNVEASLQRIKANDPSLIEINLNNIKNIPIPTLKEFAKALESNTHVKTFSLAATRSNDPVAIAFADMLKVNKTLKSLNVESNFITGTGILALIDALKENESLTEIKIDNQRQQLGTAVEMEIAKMLEENSKILKFGYQFTKQGPRTRVAAAITKNNDLVRKKRVEGERQ from the exons ATGTCTCTGCCCTTCCGGAAAGAGTTGGAGAAATATAAGAATATCAATGAAGATGAAATACTCAGCAAACTCTCAGAGGATGAACTGAAACAGCTAGAGCATGTTCTCGATGACCTTGATCCTGAG AACGCCTTGCTTCCAGCAGGATTTCGACAAAAGGACCAGACCACTAAACCTGCCACAGGCCCTTTCGACAGAGAACGCCTGCTCTCGTACTTGGAGAAGCAAGCGCTGGAGCACAAAGACAGAGAAGACTTTGTACCATTtacaggggaaaagaaag gaaaaatatttatacctAAGGAGAAGCCTATAGAAACCCGTACAGAAGAGAAAGTGACCCTGGATCCAGAGCTAGAAGAAGCCCTGGCGAGTGCTTCAGCTACTGAGCTCTACGACCTTGCAG CTGTTCTTGGAGTGCACAACATGGTCAACAACCCAAAATTTGATGAAGGAGGAGCCCGCAGTAAGGATGGAAAAGCAACTGTGAGAA ATGTGGTGAAAGGTGAAAAGGTGAAGCCCATCTTTGAGGAACCACCTAATCCGACCAACGTGGAAGCAAGTTTACAAAGGATAAAAGCAAATGATCCTAGTCTCATAGAAATTAATCTCAACAACATAAAG AATATTCCTATTCCAACACTGAAAGAATTTGCAAAAGCTTTGGAAAGCAACACGCATGTGAAGACATTCAGCCTTGCAGCTACTCGAAGCAACGACCCTGTAGCTATT GCATTTGCAGATATGTTGAAAGTgaacaaaacactgaagagtCTAAATGTAGAATCCAACTTCATCACTGGGACGGGTATTTTGGCACTGATTGATGCACTGAAAGAGAATGAATCCCTGACAGAGATTAAAATTGACAACCAG aggcagcagctggggacagctgTAGAGATGGAGATTGCCAAGATGCTGGAAGAGAACTCCAAGATTCTCAAGTTTGGATACCAGTTCACAAAGCAAGGTCCAAGAACCAGGGTAGCAGCAGCTATCACTAAAAACAACGATCTGG TTCGTAAAAAGCGGGTGGAAGGAGAGCGGCAGTAG
- the LOC137668558 gene encoding tropomodulin-2 isoform X1 yields MSLPFRKELEKYKNINEDEILSKLSEDELKQLEHVLDDLDPENALLPAGFRQKDQTTKPATGPFDRERLLSYLEKQALEHKDREDFVPFTGEKKGKIFIPKEKPIETRTEEKVTLDPELEEALASASATELYDLAAVLGVHNMVNNPKFDEGGARSKGFMRTCVADVVKGEKVKPIFEEPPNPTNVEASLQRIKANDPSLIEINLNNIKNIPIPTLKEFAKALESNTHVKTFSLAATRSNDPVAIAFADMLKVNKTLKSLNVESNFITGTGILALIDALKENESLTEIKIDNQRQQLGTAVEMEIAKMLEENSKILKFGYQFTKQGPRTRVAAAITKNNDLVRKKRVEGERQ; encoded by the exons ATGTCTCTGCCCTTCCGGAAAGAGTTGGAGAAATATAAGAATATCAATGAAGATGAAATACTCAGCAAACTCTCAGAGGATGAACTGAAACAGCTAGAGCATGTTCTCGATGACCTTGATCCTGAG AACGCCTTGCTTCCAGCAGGATTTCGACAAAAGGACCAGACCACTAAACCTGCCACAGGCCCTTTCGACAGAGAACGCCTGCTCTCGTACTTGGAGAAGCAAGCGCTGGAGCACAAAGACAGAGAAGACTTTGTACCATTtacaggggaaaagaaag gaaaaatatttatacctAAGGAGAAGCCTATAGAAACCCGTACAGAAGAGAAAGTGACCCTGGATCCAGAGCTAGAAGAAGCCCTGGCGAGTGCTTCAGCTACTGAGCTCTACGACCTTGCAG CTGTTCTTGGAGTGCACAACATGGTCAACAACCCAAAATTTGATGAAGGAGGAGCCCGCAGTAAGG GTTTCATGAGAACTTGTGTTGCAGATGTGGTGAAAGGTGAAAAGGTGAAGCCCATCTTTGAGGAACCACCTAATCCGACCAACGTGGAAGCAAGTTTACAAAGGATAAAAGCAAATGATCCTAGTCTCATAGAAATTAATCTCAACAACATAAAG AATATTCCTATTCCAACACTGAAAGAATTTGCAAAAGCTTTGGAAAGCAACACGCATGTGAAGACATTCAGCCTTGCAGCTACTCGAAGCAACGACCCTGTAGCTATT GCATTTGCAGATATGTTGAAAGTgaacaaaacactgaagagtCTAAATGTAGAATCCAACTTCATCACTGGGACGGGTATTTTGGCACTGATTGATGCACTGAAAGAGAATGAATCCCTGACAGAGATTAAAATTGACAACCAG aggcagcagctggggacagctgTAGAGATGGAGATTGCCAAGATGCTGGAAGAGAACTCCAAGATTCTCAAGTTTGGATACCAGTTCACAAAGCAAGGTCCAAGAACCAGGGTAGCAGCAGCTATCACTAAAAACAACGATCTGG TTCGTAAAAAGCGGGTGGAAGGAGAGCGGCAGTAG